Proteins encoded by one window of Paroedura picta isolate Pp20150507F chromosome 11, Ppicta_v3.0, whole genome shotgun sequence:
- the NOS3 gene encoding nitric oxide synthase 3 isoform X2, whose amino-acid sequence MGNTPGALHLCSRGSGPDDSAPAASAPDACPIEPPKYSRIKNWQTGCVTYDVLSAQSKQATPCSEKRCLCCLMFPKEMTRGAAEGPRPKEELLLLARDFIHQYYSSIRRLESKAHLQRLQEVERAISETGTYQLLEAELIFGAKHAWRNAARCVGRIQWSKLQVFDARDCTSVQEMFTSLCTHIHYATNRGNLRSAITIFPQRATGRGDFRIWNSQLIRYAGYQQADGTILGDPANIEITELCIQYGWTPPYTRFDVLPLLLQFPDEDPELFPLPRELVLEVPISHPSLEWFPELGLRWYALPAVANMLLEIGGLEFPAAPFSGWYMSSEIGMRNFCDPHRYNVVQEVAQRMGLDTRTTSSLWKDRAAVEMNLAVLHSFQLAKVTMVDHHAATESFMKHLENEQQMRGGCPADWVWLVPPISGSLTPVFHQEMVNYHLSPGFWYQPDAWKVYTPKGTTITRKKTFKEIANAVKITAKLMGHVMARRVKATILYATETGKSRTYAQSLQQLFKFAFDPKVLCMDEYDVVSLEHETLVLVVTSTFGSGDPPENGENFAKALMEMSCPLLGSPQPEQCKSYKMRFNSVSQSDQLVTAWRRKRKESSNTDSAGALGTLRFSVFGLGSRAYPHFCAFAHAVDTRLEELGGERILPMGEGDELCAQEESFRTWAKNVFQAACDTFCVGDNAEAAAKEIFSTRCSWKHHRYRLSAHESPSDLLAGLSHIHKRKVVPCRVLSVQNLQSPESSRSTILVKLLTGDQPEGQYQPGDHVGIFPANRPELVEGLLGRVEDPPPAGETIAVETLETEANGFPSL is encoded by the exons ATGGGGAACACGCCCGGCGCCCTGCACCTCTGCTCGCGCGGCTCCGGCCCCGACGACAGCGCCCCGGCCGCCAG TGCCCCAGATGCCTGCCCCATTGAGCCGCCCAAATATTCTCGGATCAAGAACTGGCAGACGGGTTGTGTTACGTATGACGTCCTCAGTGCTCAGAGCAAGCAG GccaccccctgcagcgagaagcgcTGCCTCTGCTGCCTCATGTTCCCCAAGGAGATGACTCGGGGGGCTGCGGAGGGCCCCCGGCCCAAGGAAGAGTTGCTGCTGCTGGCCCGGGATTTCATCCACCAGTACTACAGCTCCATTCGACG CTTGGAGTCCAAGGCCCACCTGCAGCGCCTGCAGGAAGTGGAGAGGGCGATCTCAGAGACAGGCACCTACCAGCTGCTTGAGGCAGAGCTGATTTTCGGAGCTAAGCATGCCTGGCGCAACGCAGCCCGCTGTGTGGGCCGCATCCAGTGGAGCAAGCTGCAG GTATTTGATGCACGCGACTGCACAAGTGTCCAGGAGATGTTCACGTCTTTGTGCACTCACATCCACTATGCGACCAACCGTGGCAACCTCCG GTCAGCCATCACCATCTTCCCCCAGCGGGCCACCGGCCGGGGGGACTTCCGGATCTGGAACAGCCAGCTGATCCGCTATGCTGGCTACCAGCAGGCAGATGGCACCATCCTGGGTGACCCAGCCAACATAGAGATCACGGAG ctcTGCATTCAGTATGGCTGGACCCCACCGTACACCCGCTTTGACGTCCTCCCGCTGCTGCTGCAGTTTCCAGACGAAGACCCCGAGCTCTTTCCTCTGCCTCGTGAACTGGTGCTGGAGGTGCCAATCAGCCACCCCTC CCTGGAGTGGTTCCCGGAGCTGGGCCTTCGCTGGTACGCACTGCCTGCCGTCGCCAACATGCTgctggagattggggggctggAGTTCCCTGCTGCCCCCTTCAGTGGCTGGTACATGAGCAGCGAGATTGGAATGAGGAACTTCTGCGACCCGCACCGCTACAACGTCGTGCAG GAGGTGGCCCAGCGCATGGGGCTGGATACGCGCACGACTTCATCCCTCTGGAAGGACAGGGCTGCTGTGGAGATGAACCTGGCCGTCCTGCATAGTTTCCAG CTCGCCAAAGTGACCATGGTGGACCACCATGCGGCTACCGAGTCCTTCATGAAGCACCTGGAGAATGAGCAGCAGATGCGGGGGGGCTGCCCGGCTGACTGGGTCTGGCTGGTGCCCCCCATCTCCGGCAGCCTCACGCCTGTCTTCCACCAAGAGATGGTCAACTACCACCTCTCCCCCGGCTTCTGGTACCAG CCTGATGCTTGGAAGGTCTACACCCCCAAAGGGACCACCATCACCCGGAAGAAGACCTTCAAGGAAATTGCCAA TGCAGTCAAGATCACAGCCAAGCTGATGGGGCACGTCATGGCCCGGCGAGTCAAGGCCACCATCCTGTATGCCACGGAGACAGGCAAATCCCGCACCTATGCGCAGAGCCTGCAGCAGCTCTTCAAGTTTGCCTTTGACCCCAAG GTGCTGTGCATGGACGAATATGATGTGGTTTCCCTGGAGCATGAGACGCTTGTCCTGGTGGTGACCAGCACATTTGGCAGTGGGGACCCCCCAGAGAATGGAGAG aaTTTTGCCAAGGCCTTGATGGAGATGTCCTGTCCTCTCCTGGGCAGCCCCCAGCCTGAGCAGTGCAA AAGCTACAAGATGCGTTTCAACAGCGTCTCACAGTCGGACCAGTTGGTGACCGCGTGGAGGAGGAAGCGCAAGGAGTCCAGCAACACGGACAGCGCCGGGGCCCTGGGGACCCTTCG gtttTCTGTCTTCGGCCTGGGCTCTCGTGCCTACCCACACTTCTGTGCCTTTGCCCACGCCGTGGATACGCgcctggaggagctgggaggcgAACGGATCCTGCCCATGGGCGAGGGAGATGAGCTCTGCGCCCAGGAAGAATCCTTCCGGACCTGGGCCAAGAACGTCTTCCAG GCCGCCTGTGACACCTTTTGTGTGGGGGACAATGCTGAGGCCGCCGCCAAGGAGATCTTCTCCACCCGCTGCAGCTGGAAGCACCACCGGTACCGCTTGTCTGCCCACGAGAGCCCCTCGGACCTGCTGGCAG GTTTGTCACATATCCACAAGCGCAAGGTGGTGCCGTGCCGTGTCCTCTCTGTCCAGAATTTGCAGAGCCCAGAATCCAG CCGGTCCACCATCCTGGTCAAGTTGCTCACGGGAGACCAGCCAGAAGGGCAGTACCAGCCAGGCGACCATGTGGGCATCTTCCCTGCCAACCGCCCAGAGCTGGTGGAGGGGCTCTTGGGGCGCGTCGAGGATCCTCCCCCCGCCGGGGAGACGATTGCTGTGGAGACCTTGGAGACGGAAGCCAATG GATTCCCGTCTTTATGA
- the NOS3 gene encoding nitric oxide synthase 3 isoform X1, producing the protein MGNTPGALHLCSRGSGPDDSAPAASAPDACPIEPPKYSRIKNWQTGCVTYDVLSAQSKQATPCSEKRCLCCLMFPKEMTRGAAEGPRPKEELLLLARDFIHQYYSSIRRLESKAHLQRLQEVERAISETGTYQLLEAELIFGAKHAWRNAARCVGRIQWSKLQVFDARDCTSVQEMFTSLCTHIHYATNRGNLRSAITIFPQRATGRGDFRIWNSQLIRYAGYQQADGTILGDPANIEITELCIQYGWTPPYTRFDVLPLLLQFPDEDPELFPLPRELVLEVPISHPSLEWFPELGLRWYALPAVANMLLEIGGLEFPAAPFSGWYMSSEIGMRNFCDPHRYNVVQEVAQRMGLDTRTTSSLWKDRAAVEMNLAVLHSFQLAKVTMVDHHAATESFMKHLENEQQMRGGCPADWVWLVPPISGSLTPVFHQEMVNYHLSPGFWYQPDAWKVYTPKGTTITRKKTFKEIANAVKITAKLMGHVMARRVKATILYATETGKSRTYAQSLQQLFKFAFDPKVLCMDEYDVVSLEHETLVLVVTSTFGSGDPPENGENFAKALMEMSCPLLGSPQPEQCKSYKMRFNSVSQSDQLVTAWRRKRKESSNTDSAGALGTLRFSVFGLGSRAYPHFCAFAHAVDTRLEELGGERILPMGEGDELCAQEESFRTWAKNVFQAACDTFCVGDNAEAAAKEIFSTRCSWKHHRYRLSAHESPSDLLAGLSHIHKRKVVPCRVLSVQNLQSPESSRSTILVKLLTGDQPEGQYQPGDHVGIFPANRPELVEGLLGRVEDPPPAGETIAVETLETEANGPRRLWVPEGRLPPCTLRQALSYFLDIATPPSPPLLRLLATLAEDPTQRQQLQRLSQDSRLYEEWKWSHCPTMMELLEDFPSIVLPASLLLTQLPILQPRYYSVSSSPEAHPGQIHLTVAVLSYRSKDGAGPLHHGVCSTWLSQLAPGEMVPVFVRGAPNFHLPEDPSAPCILVGPGTGIAPFRSFWQHRLHSMEAQGLLPGEMSLVFGCRCSHHDQIYQEEMREALRKGALSQVLTAFSRDPEHPKTYVQDLLRTQLASQVWQVLCQRGGHMYICGDVTMATGVLQTVQQILAMEGNISLAEAGDTISELRDQNRYHEDIFGLTFRAQEVASRIRSQSFSVHVQKTGPGPHP; encoded by the exons ATGGGGAACACGCCCGGCGCCCTGCACCTCTGCTCGCGCGGCTCCGGCCCCGACGACAGCGCCCCGGCCGCCAG TGCCCCAGATGCCTGCCCCATTGAGCCGCCCAAATATTCTCGGATCAAGAACTGGCAGACGGGTTGTGTTACGTATGACGTCCTCAGTGCTCAGAGCAAGCAG GccaccccctgcagcgagaagcgcTGCCTCTGCTGCCTCATGTTCCCCAAGGAGATGACTCGGGGGGCTGCGGAGGGCCCCCGGCCCAAGGAAGAGTTGCTGCTGCTGGCCCGGGATTTCATCCACCAGTACTACAGCTCCATTCGACG CTTGGAGTCCAAGGCCCACCTGCAGCGCCTGCAGGAAGTGGAGAGGGCGATCTCAGAGACAGGCACCTACCAGCTGCTTGAGGCAGAGCTGATTTTCGGAGCTAAGCATGCCTGGCGCAACGCAGCCCGCTGTGTGGGCCGCATCCAGTGGAGCAAGCTGCAG GTATTTGATGCACGCGACTGCACAAGTGTCCAGGAGATGTTCACGTCTTTGTGCACTCACATCCACTATGCGACCAACCGTGGCAACCTCCG GTCAGCCATCACCATCTTCCCCCAGCGGGCCACCGGCCGGGGGGACTTCCGGATCTGGAACAGCCAGCTGATCCGCTATGCTGGCTACCAGCAGGCAGATGGCACCATCCTGGGTGACCCAGCCAACATAGAGATCACGGAG ctcTGCATTCAGTATGGCTGGACCCCACCGTACACCCGCTTTGACGTCCTCCCGCTGCTGCTGCAGTTTCCAGACGAAGACCCCGAGCTCTTTCCTCTGCCTCGTGAACTGGTGCTGGAGGTGCCAATCAGCCACCCCTC CCTGGAGTGGTTCCCGGAGCTGGGCCTTCGCTGGTACGCACTGCCTGCCGTCGCCAACATGCTgctggagattggggggctggAGTTCCCTGCTGCCCCCTTCAGTGGCTGGTACATGAGCAGCGAGATTGGAATGAGGAACTTCTGCGACCCGCACCGCTACAACGTCGTGCAG GAGGTGGCCCAGCGCATGGGGCTGGATACGCGCACGACTTCATCCCTCTGGAAGGACAGGGCTGCTGTGGAGATGAACCTGGCCGTCCTGCATAGTTTCCAG CTCGCCAAAGTGACCATGGTGGACCACCATGCGGCTACCGAGTCCTTCATGAAGCACCTGGAGAATGAGCAGCAGATGCGGGGGGGCTGCCCGGCTGACTGGGTCTGGCTGGTGCCCCCCATCTCCGGCAGCCTCACGCCTGTCTTCCACCAAGAGATGGTCAACTACCACCTCTCCCCCGGCTTCTGGTACCAG CCTGATGCTTGGAAGGTCTACACCCCCAAAGGGACCACCATCACCCGGAAGAAGACCTTCAAGGAAATTGCCAA TGCAGTCAAGATCACAGCCAAGCTGATGGGGCACGTCATGGCCCGGCGAGTCAAGGCCACCATCCTGTATGCCACGGAGACAGGCAAATCCCGCACCTATGCGCAGAGCCTGCAGCAGCTCTTCAAGTTTGCCTTTGACCCCAAG GTGCTGTGCATGGACGAATATGATGTGGTTTCCCTGGAGCATGAGACGCTTGTCCTGGTGGTGACCAGCACATTTGGCAGTGGGGACCCCCCAGAGAATGGAGAG aaTTTTGCCAAGGCCTTGATGGAGATGTCCTGTCCTCTCCTGGGCAGCCCCCAGCCTGAGCAGTGCAA AAGCTACAAGATGCGTTTCAACAGCGTCTCACAGTCGGACCAGTTGGTGACCGCGTGGAGGAGGAAGCGCAAGGAGTCCAGCAACACGGACAGCGCCGGGGCCCTGGGGACCCTTCG gtttTCTGTCTTCGGCCTGGGCTCTCGTGCCTACCCACACTTCTGTGCCTTTGCCCACGCCGTGGATACGCgcctggaggagctgggaggcgAACGGATCCTGCCCATGGGCGAGGGAGATGAGCTCTGCGCCCAGGAAGAATCCTTCCGGACCTGGGCCAAGAACGTCTTCCAG GCCGCCTGTGACACCTTTTGTGTGGGGGACAATGCTGAGGCCGCCGCCAAGGAGATCTTCTCCACCCGCTGCAGCTGGAAGCACCACCGGTACCGCTTGTCTGCCCACGAGAGCCCCTCGGACCTGCTGGCAG GTTTGTCACATATCCACAAGCGCAAGGTGGTGCCGTGCCGTGTCCTCTCTGTCCAGAATTTGCAGAGCCCAGAATCCAG CCGGTCCACCATCCTGGTCAAGTTGCTCACGGGAGACCAGCCAGAAGGGCAGTACCAGCCAGGCGACCATGTGGGCATCTTCCCTGCCAACCGCCCAGAGCTGGTGGAGGGGCTCTTGGGGCGCGTCGAGGATCCTCCCCCCGCCGGGGAGACGATTGCTGTGGAGACCTTGGAGACGGAAGCCAATG gtcCGAGGCGCTTGTGGGTCCCTGAGGGACGCCTGCCCCCCTGCACACTGCGGCAGGCCCTCAGCTACTTCCTGGACATTGCCACTCCACCCAGCCCCCCGCTGCTGCGTCTCCTGGCCACCCTGGCTGAAGACCCCACCCAGCGCCAGCAGCTACAGCGGCTCAGCCAG GATTCCCGTCTTTATGAGGAGTGGAAGTGGTCCCACTGTCCCACGATGATGGAGCTCCTGGAGGACTTCCCCTCCATCGTGCTGCCGGCCTCGCTGCTCCTCACACAGCTGCCCATCCTGCAGCCCCGCTACTACTCCGTCAGCTCCTCGCCAGAGGCCCACCCGGGCCAGATCCACCTTACCGTCGCCGTACTCAGCTACCGCAGCAAAG ACGGGGCAGGTCCTCTGCACCATGGAGTCTGCTCGACATGGCTCTCCCAGCTGGCTCCTGGGGAAATGGTGCCCGTTTTTGTCCGAGG GGCCCCCAACTTCCACTTGCCAGAAGACCCTTCAGCCCCTTGCATATTAGTGGGGCCGGGCACTGGCATTGCCCCCTTCCGGAGTTTCTGGCAACACCGGCTGcattccatggaggctcaag GGCTCCTCCCCGGCGAGATGTCCTTGGTCTTCGGCTGCCGCTGTTCCCACCACGACCAGATCTACCAGGAGGAGATGCGGGAGGCCCTGCGGAAGGGGGCCCTCAGCCAAGTCCTCACCGCCTTCTCCCGTGACCCCGAGCACCCCAAG ACCTATGTGCAAGACTTGCTGAGGACGCAACTGGCCAGCCAGGTCTGGCAGGTCTTGTGCCAACGAGGTGGCCACATGTACATTTGTGGCGATGTCACCATGGCCACGGGAGTCCTGCAAACTGTCCAGCAAATCTTGGCCATGGAAGGAAACATTTCCTTGGCTGAGGCCGGGGACACCATCAGTGAGCTCCGG GACCAGAATCGCTATCACGAGGACATCTTTGGCCTCACCTTCCGTGCCCAGGAGGTGGCTTCGCGCATCCGCAGCCAGTCATTCTCTGTCCATGTGCAGAAGACAGGGCCAGGACCACACCcctga